In a single window of the uncultured Dysgonomonas sp. genome:
- a CDS encoding NAD(P)H-dependent oxidoreductase, which yields MELENRNEKNKVVILLAHPDWNESEANKALLDAVYNPVDVDLYNLYGDKEYTVTDWANIMAKASFVIFQFPFYWMSAPAKLKEWQDEVMNSLAKTPAIAGKPFMVVTTTGWNQEAYRSGGKIGFSVDELLRPYQAGATYAGMVWKTPLVVYGIGTPNSAKNISIGVEQYKTIVNQFIQTSQEIW from the coding sequence ATGGAACTGGAAAACAGAAATGAAAAGAATAAGGTTGTCATTCTATTGGCACACCCTGACTGGAACGAATCGGAAGCAAATAAAGCCTTGCTGGATGCCGTTTATAACCCTGTCGATGTAGATCTGTACAACTTATATGGCGATAAGGAATATACAGTTACGGATTGGGCGAATATCATGGCCAAAGCATCATTTGTCATTTTTCAATTTCCTTTCTATTGGATGTCTGCGCCCGCCAAACTAAAAGAGTGGCAAGACGAAGTGATGAATTCTTTAGCCAAGACTCCTGCTATTGCGGGTAAACCGTTTATGGTAGTCACTACGACCGGATGGAATCAGGAGGCGTACAGGAGCGGAGGCAAAATAGGTTTTTCCGTCGATGAGCTTTTGCGCCCCTATCAGGCTGGGGCTACATATGCAGGCATGGTATGGAAGACGCCTCTGGTTGTATATGGAATAGGGACGCCTAACTCTGCTAAGAATATTTCCATCGGAGTAGAGCAATATAAGACTATCGTGAATCAATTTATACAGACCTCGCAGGAGATCTGGTGA
- the fusA gene encoding elongation factor G produces the protein MAKIIDNLRNTRNIGIMAHIDAGKTTTSERILFYTGLTHKIGEVHDGAATMDWMEQEQERGITITSAATTASWKYNNEVFKINLIDTPGHVDFTVEVERSLRILDGAIAAYDAVSGVEPQSETVWRQADKYDVPRMCYVNKMDRSGADFFEVVRQIKEMLNGNPCPVQIPIGAEENFKGIVDLVKMKAMYWHDETMGADYELDEIPAEYLAEAQEWREKMLEKAAECDETLMEKFFDDPSSITEDEILAALRIGTLSMQINPMFCGSSFKNKGVQPLLDGVCKFLPSPIDTLAIEGTDPRNGNTIVRHPSPDEPMCALAFKIATDPFVGRLCFFRVYSGELAAGSYVYNTRSEKKERISRLFQMHSNKQNPKDVIGCGDIGAGVGFKDIRTGDTLCDENNPIVLESMDFPEPVIGIAIEPITQKDVDKLSNGLAKLSEEDPTFRVHTDEDSGQTIIEGMGELHLEIIIDRLKREFKVECNQGRPQVSYKEAISQTVELREVYKKQSGGRGKFADIIVKVGPTDAGFEGELQFIDEVKGGNVPKEFIPSVQKGFLAAMKNGVLAGYALDKLKVVLVDGSYHTVDSDQLSFELCAKFAFKNACEKAAPVLQEPIMKLEVVTPEESMGDVISDLNKRRGQVEGMESSRSGARIVKAKVPLAEMFGYVTSLRTITSGRATSAMTFSHYEVVSPSIARQVLTDVKGRVDLIK, from the coding sequence ATGGCAAAAATTATCGACAATTTAAGAAATACAAGAAATATAGGCATCATGGCTCACATTGATGCCGGTAAAACCACTACCTCCGAACGTATTTTGTTCTACACAGGTCTTACTCATAAGATTGGTGAGGTGCATGATGGCGCTGCCACTATGGACTGGATGGAGCAAGAACAGGAGCGTGGTATCACCATCACATCTGCTGCTACTACAGCGAGCTGGAAGTATAACAATGAGGTGTTTAAAATCAACCTTATAGATACTCCCGGACACGTTGACTTTACAGTAGAGGTAGAACGTTCACTTCGTATCCTTGACGGAGCTATTGCTGCTTACGATGCCGTAAGTGGGGTGGAGCCTCAATCGGAAACAGTGTGGCGTCAGGCTGACAAATACGATGTGCCTCGTATGTGTTATGTGAACAAGATGGACCGTTCAGGTGCAGACTTTTTTGAAGTAGTTCGCCAGATAAAAGAAATGCTGAACGGAAATCCATGTCCGGTACAGATACCTATCGGTGCAGAAGAAAACTTCAAAGGAATCGTCGACTTAGTGAAAATGAAGGCGATGTACTGGCACGACGAAACTATGGGTGCTGACTACGAACTGGATGAAATTCCGGCAGAGTACTTGGCTGAAGCTCAGGAGTGGAGAGAAAAAATGTTGGAAAAAGCTGCCGAATGTGATGAAACGTTGATGGAGAAATTCTTCGATGATCCTTCTTCTATTACTGAAGATGAAATCCTTGCAGCACTTCGTATCGGAACTCTTTCTATGCAGATCAACCCGATGTTTTGCGGTTCTTCATTTAAGAATAAAGGTGTACAACCATTATTGGACGGCGTATGTAAATTCCTTCCTAGCCCTATCGATACATTAGCTATCGAAGGTACAGACCCTAGAAACGGAAATACAATCGTACGTCACCCTAGTCCGGACGAACCTATGTGTGCCTTAGCATTTAAGATCGCTACTGACCCGTTTGTAGGCCGTTTGTGCTTCTTCCGTGTATACTCGGGAGAGTTAGCTGCCGGTTCTTATGTATATAATACCCGTTCTGAGAAAAAAGAACGTATTTCACGTCTGTTCCAGATGCACTCAAACAAACAAAATCCTAAGGATGTAATTGGTTGTGGTGATATAGGCGCAGGTGTAGGGTTTAAAGATATCCGTACAGGTGATACATTGTGTGATGAAAATAACCCGATTGTTCTGGAGTCTATGGACTTCCCAGAGCCGGTTATCGGAATCGCAATCGAACCTATCACTCAAAAGGATGTGGATAAGCTTTCTAATGGTCTAGCTAAACTATCAGAAGAAGATCCGACATTCCGTGTACATACCGATGAAGACTCAGGTCAGACAATCATCGAAGGTATGGGTGAGCTTCACCTGGAAATCATCATTGACCGTCTGAAACGTGAGTTCAAGGTAGAATGTAACCAGGGACGCCCTCAGGTATCTTATAAAGAAGCAATCTCTCAGACAGTAGAACTTCGCGAAGTTTATAAGAAACAATCCGGAGGTCGTGGTAAGTTTGCCGATATCATTGTTAAAGTTGGTCCTACAGATGCAGGCTTCGAAGGTGAACTACAATTCATCGATGAAGTGAAGGGTGGTAACGTTCCTAAAGAATTTATCCCTTCTGTACAAAAAGGTTTCCTTGCAGCTATGAAGAATGGTGTACTTGCCGGATATGCTCTTGATAAACTGAAAGTAGTCCTTGTAGACGGTTCATACCACACAGTGGACTCTGACCAGTTGTCATTCGAACTTTGTGCTAAGTTTGCATTCAAGAATGCTTGTGAAAAAGCAGCTCCGGTATTACAAGAGCCTATTATGAAACTGGAGGTTGTAACTCCGGAAGAAAGTATGGGTGATGTGATTTCCGACTTGAACAAGCGCCGCGGACAAGTAGAAGGTATGGAATCGAGCCGTTCGGGTGCACGTATCGTGAAAGCGAAAGTGCCTTTGGCAGAAATGTTTGGTTATGTAACATCATTGAGAACAATTACATCAGGTAGAGCAACATCAGCAATGACATTCTCTCACTACGAAGTAGTATCTCCTTCGATTGCACGCCAGGTATTGACCGATGTTAAAGGACGTGTCGATCTGATTAAATAA
- a CDS encoding aromatic hydrocarbon degradation protein, producing the protein MNKKSLLITILSLCQASFIFAGGILTNTNQSAHFIRMVARDASLQIDAAYTNPAGLVKLNDGFHFSFTNQSAFQTRTITSTFAPFAGFGGSATKEFEGTASAPIIPSIQAAYKTGKWVLSGNIAVTGGGGKATFDRGLPSFEAQLAVLPGAVNQLGAVVGQVMPGATLTANQYSVDAYMRGSSFIYGAQIGGSYEINDMFSAYAGFRLNIVNNKYEGHLRNIMINPTSNVPALGTGAMVSAPEYFNGLAQNPALPAQYKPTLEGLAAKTSDMYLESSQSGWGISPILGFNFNYKNLNIGMKYEFKTALNVENKTKRDDTGQFKDGVNTAHDIPALYTVGVSYQITPKLLASVGYHHFFDSDAGMATVTNPANTSEKIEKQNFINGGTNEYLAGIEYQIDRMFLVSAGGQITRYGVTDGYQTDLSFSCNSYSIGLGGAVNVAKNVKINVGYFWTTYSDYEKNWDNYNYLNEGVGKDVFARTNKVFAAGVDISF; encoded by the coding sequence ATGAACAAAAAATCTCTACTGATAACCATTTTATCTCTATGTCAGGCCTCTTTTATTTTTGCAGGAGGTATATTGACTAATACCAATCAAAGTGCCCACTTTATCAGAATGGTTGCCCGTGATGCATCACTTCAGATTGATGCTGCATATACAAATCCCGCTGGTTTGGTGAAGCTAAATGACGGATTCCATTTTTCATTTACTAATCAAAGTGCTTTCCAGACCAGAACTATTACTTCTACCTTTGCGCCTTTCGCCGGTTTTGGCGGCAGTGCAACAAAAGAATTTGAAGGTACAGCATCAGCGCCTATCATACCAAGTATACAGGCTGCCTATAAAACAGGTAAATGGGTGCTTTCCGGAAATATCGCGGTTACCGGTGGTGGTGGTAAAGCCACATTTGACAGAGGCCTTCCTTCTTTCGAAGCGCAGCTGGCTGTATTGCCCGGGGCTGTTAATCAGTTGGGAGCCGTAGTGGGGCAGGTAATGCCTGGTGCTACGTTGACTGCGAATCAGTATTCCGTAGATGCATATATGAGAGGCTCGTCATTTATATATGGTGCGCAAATCGGAGGATCTTACGAAATAAACGATATGTTTTCTGCATATGCAGGTTTTCGTCTTAATATTGTGAATAACAAATATGAAGGACATTTGAGGAATATTATGATAAATCCTACATCCAATGTTCCTGCTTTGGGAACAGGTGCGATGGTTTCTGCACCCGAGTATTTTAACGGGCTGGCACAGAATCCTGCCCTTCCGGCACAGTATAAACCAACGCTGGAAGGCCTTGCTGCCAAAACTTCTGATATGTACCTTGAATCTTCCCAGTCGGGTTGGGGAATATCTCCGATATTAGGATTTAACTTCAACTATAAGAATCTGAATATTGGTATGAAGTATGAGTTCAAAACTGCACTTAATGTAGAAAATAAAACAAAACGTGATGATACCGGACAGTTTAAGGATGGGGTAAATACAGCTCATGACATACCTGCGCTATATACAGTAGGGGTTTCGTATCAGATAACACCGAAGCTATTGGCGAGTGTGGGTTATCACCATTTCTTCGATTCGGATGCAGGTATGGCAACAGTTACAAATCCTGCAAATACGTCGGAAAAAATTGAAAAGCAAAACTTTATTAATGGAGGGACAAATGAATATCTTGCCGGTATTGAGTATCAGATAGACCGCATGTTTCTGGTTAGTGCCGGAGGACAAATAACCCGTTATGGTGTAACTGACGGATACCAGACAGACCTGAGCTTCTCTTGTAACTCTTATTCTATTGGTTTAGGTGGAGCGGTTAACGTAGCTAAGAACGTGAAGATTAATGTCGGTTATTTCTGGACTACATACTCTGATTATGAGAAAAATTGGGATAATTATAATTATCTGAATGAAGGCGTCGGTAAGGATGTATTCGCGCGTACCAATAAGGTGTTTGCTGCAGGAGTGGATATTTCATTTTAA
- a CDS encoding alpha/beta hydrolase — MSNDIKKPLNYLEDPHLSKKTKAFLKVLNAADKPVESLPVPDARNVLVQAQASVKVDLSGTDESEKTITADGYTIKLNIVRPKGVKDKLPVFIFIHGGGWVLGDYPTHQRLVRDLVVESGYASVFVNYSLSPEAKFPQAVNEVYAATKWVATHGDEINVDGKRLAVVGNSAGGNMATVTTIKAKENNEPHIKVQILLWPVTDASTDYESFKLYGKERFLTTSLLDWMAGQYISKPEDAKSIYMSPLLASIEQLKGLPPTLIEVAENDILRDEGEAYGRKLDEAGVDVTTVRFNSAIHDWGMLNGLADTPETKALILLSAATLKKYLK; from the coding sequence ATGAGTAATGATATAAAAAAGCCTCTTAACTATCTGGAGGACCCACACCTTAGTAAGAAAACCAAAGCTTTTCTTAAAGTATTGAATGCTGCCGACAAGCCAGTAGAATCGCTACCTGTACCCGATGCCCGCAATGTACTGGTACAAGCACAGGCTTCTGTAAAGGTAGACTTGTCGGGAACCGACGAATCGGAAAAGACAATCACAGCCGACGGATACACGATCAAGTTGAACATCGTACGTCCAAAGGGAGTAAAGGATAAGCTGCCCGTGTTCATCTTTATTCATGGCGGAGGATGGGTATTAGGCGATTATCCGACACACCAGCGCCTGGTACGCGATTTGGTGGTAGAATCAGGATACGCTTCCGTCTTTGTAAACTATTCACTATCACCAGAAGCTAAATTTCCGCAGGCAGTCAACGAAGTGTATGCTGCAACAAAGTGGGTTGCAACCCACGGCGATGAAATTAATGTAGACGGAAAACGACTGGCTGTGGTAGGGAACAGTGCCGGAGGAAACATGGCTACTGTGACAACCATCAAGGCTAAAGAGAATAACGAACCCCATATCAAAGTACAGATACTTCTATGGCCTGTCACCGATGCAAGCACCGATTATGAGTCATTCAAACTGTATGGTAAAGAGAGGTTCCTCACAACATCCCTCCTCGACTGGATGGCAGGGCAGTATATCTCAAAACCTGAAGATGCCAAGAGTATCTATATGTCACCGCTATTAGCATCGATAGAACAACTTAAAGGCTTGCCACCTACCCTCATAGAAGTCGCCGAAAACGATATACTGAGGGATGAAGGTGAAGCCTATGGGCGGAAACTCGATGAAGCCGGAGTGGATGTAACCACCGTAAGGTTCAATAGTGCGATCCATGACTGGGGCATGCTCAACGGATTAGCCGATACGCCGGAAACAAAAGCCCTGATCCTATTGTCCGCAGCGACACTGAAAAAATACCTGAAATAA
- the rpsG gene encoding 30S ribosomal protein S7 — protein sequence MRKAKPKKRQILPDPVFGDVKVTKFVNHLMYDGKKSTAFDIFYTALEIVKKKLPNEEKSALEIWKAALDNVTPQVEVKSRRVGGATFQVPTEIRPDRKESICMKNLILYARKRGGKTMADKLGAEITDAFNGQGGAYKRKEDMHKMAEANRAFAHFRF from the coding sequence ATGAGAAAGGCAAAACCAAAGAAAAGACAGATCCTCCCGGATCCTGTTTTCGGTGATGTAAAGGTTACAAAGTTTGTTAACCACTTGATGTACGATGGTAAAAAATCGACTGCGTTCGATATTTTCTATACAGCATTAGAAATTGTAAAGAAAAAATTACCAAACGAAGAAAAGTCTGCTCTTGAGATATGGAAAGCAGCATTAGATAATGTAACTCCGCAAGTAGAAGTGAAGTCTCGCCGTGTAGGTGGTGCAACATTTCAGGTTCCTACCGAAATTCGCCCTGACCGCAAAGAATCAATCTGTATGAAAAATCTTATCCTGTATGCTCGCAAGAGAGGTGGAAAGACTATGGCTGATAAATTAGGCGCTGAAATTACAGATGCATTCAATGGCCAAGGAGGCGCATATAAAAGAAAAGAGGATATGCACAAAATGGCTGAGGCTAACCGTGCTTTCGCTCATTTCAGATTTTAA
- the rpsL gene encoding 30S ribosomal protein S12 — MPTIQQLVRKGRTVLVEKSKSRALDSCPQRRGVCIRVYTTTPKKPNSAMRKVARVRLTNTKEVNAYIPGEGHNLQEHSIVLVRGGRVKDLPGVRYHIVRGTLDTAGVNGRTQRRSKYGAKRPKPGAAPAKGAPAKGGKKK; from the coding sequence ATGCCTACGATTCAACAATTAGTAAGAAAAGGACGTACTGTTTTGGTTGAAAAGAGTAAATCCCGTGCATTGGATTCTTGCCCTCAACGCAGAGGTGTTTGTATCCGTGTGTACACAACTACTCCTAAGAAACCTAACTCAGCGATGCGTAAAGTGGCACGTGTGCGCTTAACAAACACAAAAGAGGTGAATGCTTATATTCCTGGAGAAGGACATAACTTGCAGGAGCACTCGATTGTACTTGTTAGAGGTGGCCGTGTGAAAGACCTTCCGGGTGTTCGTTATCACATTGTTCGCGGAACATTGGATACAGCCGGTGTTAACGGTCGTACACAACGTCGCTCTAAGTACGGAGCAAAACGTCCTAAACCGGGAGCAGCGCCAGCTAAAGGTGCACCAGCTAAAGGGGGTAAGAAAAAATAA
- a CDS encoding NAD(+) synthase → MNNYGFVRVAAASPSLKVADCDYNTDEILKQINEAQSKGVSVIVFPELGITAYTCGDLFLQRLLLEEAEKSLQRICDATRDLPVTVIVGAPVEISGRLYNMAVVVAAGYIHGAVPKTFLPNYNEFYEKRWFSSSEELKAQSVSLCGQCVPLGINLIFKMSGFSFAIEICEDLWTPIPPSCAAALSGAELIFNLSASNETTGKHGYRKALVSQQSARCIAGYVYAAAGAGESTTDIIFAGSSLIAENGSLLAEAERFSFDSQLITADIDVERLRNDRLRNKSFSLSEYSVLDNIQFGEIDIDMNKEGKEFALNRYISPTPFVPTLDATLNERCDEIFSIQVGGLAKRMLHVNSKTAVIGVSGGLDSTLALLVLVKTFDKLNLSREGIYGITMPGFGTTDRTYTNAIKLMQSLGVTIKEISIKDAVVQHFKDIEHDAGVHDITYENSQARERTQILMDYANKVNGLVIGTGDLSELALGWCTYNGDHMSMYAVNTGVPKTLVRTLVSWVAETQMDRGSKIILEDVVDTPVSPELLPAAADGTIVQKTEDVVGPYILHDFFLYYVLRFGFSPAKIYYLAKHAFEGQYDNEVILKWLRTFFWRFFSQQFKRSCLPDGPKVGSVNLSPRGDWRMPSDAAVTLWMKQLDTLR, encoded by the coding sequence ATGAATAACTACGGATTTGTCCGCGTTGCGGCAGCCAGCCCTTCGCTAAAGGTTGCTGATTGTGATTATAATACAGACGAGATACTTAAACAAATAAATGAAGCGCAGAGTAAGGGTGTTTCGGTCATTGTATTTCCCGAACTGGGTATCACCGCCTATACTTGCGGCGACCTGTTCCTGCAAAGGCTGCTCCTCGAAGAAGCGGAGAAATCGCTGCAACGGATATGTGATGCTACACGCGACTTGCCGGTGACAGTCATTGTCGGTGCGCCTGTCGAAATATCGGGCAGGCTTTATAATATGGCAGTAGTTGTCGCTGCCGGGTATATTCATGGAGCAGTACCGAAAACTTTCCTTCCCAATTATAATGAGTTTTACGAAAAACGTTGGTTCTCGTCCTCAGAGGAATTGAAAGCGCAGTCGGTATCCCTCTGCGGACAGTGCGTGCCTCTCGGTATTAATTTGATATTCAAGATGTCCGGATTCAGCTTTGCAATAGAAATATGTGAAGACTTGTGGACACCGATTCCTCCATCATGCGCGGCAGCGTTGAGCGGGGCAGAACTTATATTTAACCTGTCGGCCAGTAATGAGACTACAGGTAAGCATGGTTATCGCAAAGCTCTGGTGAGTCAGCAATCGGCTCGTTGCATTGCCGGATATGTGTATGCGGCAGCCGGAGCGGGAGAATCTACTACCGATATTATTTTTGCAGGTAGTAGTCTTATTGCCGAGAACGGATCTTTGCTTGCCGAAGCAGAGCGTTTTTCGTTCGACAGTCAGCTCATAACGGCAGATATAGATGTAGAACGGTTGAGGAATGACAGGCTGAGAAACAAGTCGTTCTCTTTGTCTGAATACAGTGTATTGGATAATATACAATTCGGAGAGATCGACATAGATATGAATAAGGAGGGAAAAGAATTTGCACTTAACCGCTATATTTCTCCGACTCCATTTGTGCCTACGCTGGATGCAACACTCAACGAGCGTTGTGATGAGATCTTCTCTATACAAGTGGGTGGTTTGGCAAAAAGAATGCTCCATGTGAATAGTAAGACTGCTGTGATAGGCGTATCGGGCGGACTCGATTCTACCCTTGCCTTACTGGTATTGGTGAAGACATTTGATAAACTGAACTTGTCCCGCGAAGGTATCTATGGTATCACGATGCCTGGTTTCGGAACTACCGACCGTACTTACACTAATGCCATAAAGCTGATGCAGTCGTTAGGTGTTACTATTAAAGAGATATCGATTAAAGATGCGGTTGTTCAGCATTTCAAAGATATAGAGCATGATGCAGGTGTACATGATATAACGTACGAAAATTCACAGGCGCGGGAACGTACACAGATACTGATGGATTATGCCAATAAGGTGAATGGTTTGGTTATCGGTACAGGCGACCTCTCTGAACTCGCCCTGGGCTGGTGTACTTACAATGGAGACCATATGTCTATGTATGCTGTAAATACAGGTGTTCCGAAAACACTGGTGCGTACTCTGGTATCATGGGTTGCTGAAACACAAATGGATAGAGGTTCGAAAATAATTTTGGAAGATGTGGTGGATACACCTGTCAGTCCCGAATTGCTGCCTGCGGCGGCGGATGGAACAATAGTACAGAAAACAGAAGATGTGGTAGGGCCTTATATTCTGCACGATTTCTTTTTGTATTATGTACTTCGTTTCGGATTTTCACCGGCTAAGATCTATTATCTTGCAAAGCATGCTTTCGAGGGACAGTATGATAATGAAGTGATACTGAAATGGCTCCGGACATTTTTCTGGCGGTTCTTCTCCCAGCAATTTAAACGCTCGTGCCTGCCCGATGGGCCAAAAGTGGGTTCGGTAAACCTATCGCCTCGTGGCGACTGGCGTATGCCGAGCGATGCCGCAGTGACTTTGTGGATGAAGCAGTTGGATACATTGCGTTGA
- a CDS encoding MFS transporter produces MNNWKRTFIIIWSGQFFSTLTSSIVGFAVVFWLSIKTGSPEVLASAMIAVLLPFIILGLFTGVYVDRWDRKRTMILADSFVALCSAALGVLFYLEMTPLWLIYLLLALRSAGSAFHMPAMQASVPLLAPESELMRIAGINQMIQSISNIAGPALGAVLISFLSMTYVMMFDVLGAAIACTSLLFVKIPNPEKKEDIEPNVWLEVKEGIRHLFMNRGITYLMVSVIGITFFIVPIAALYPLMTTSYFGGNAYQMGLVETAWGIGMLVGGAVLSLKFMKTANKVLSMNIVAMGLGITYWAMGILPTSGFALFVILTALSGIAGSIYWSSFTVILQTKIDPAALGRVFSIYDSVSLLPTIPGLLATGFIAERIGLLNAFIIAGVATLAIGVIASFVPAIKTLGHSTKGVKE; encoded by the coding sequence ATGAATAATTGGAAAAGAACATTCATTATCATATGGTCGGGACAGTTTTTCTCTACACTGACCAGTTCTATAGTAGGCTTCGCAGTTGTTTTCTGGCTTAGTATAAAAACAGGTTCACCCGAAGTCCTGGCCTCTGCCATGATTGCCGTGCTGCTCCCTTTTATTATCCTCGGCTTGTTCACAGGGGTATATGTAGACCGCTGGGACAGAAAACGCACAATGATACTAGCAGATAGCTTCGTCGCTCTCTGTTCGGCAGCATTAGGCGTCCTTTTTTATCTGGAAATGACCCCGTTGTGGCTCATCTATCTTCTGCTGGCATTACGTTCGGCAGGTAGCGCCTTCCATATGCCCGCCATGCAGGCATCCGTCCCATTGTTGGCTCCCGAAAGCGAATTGATGCGCATTGCGGGGATAAATCAGATGATACAGTCTATCAGCAATATTGCAGGCCCGGCACTGGGAGCTGTACTTATATCATTCCTCAGCATGACTTATGTAATGATGTTTGATGTCTTAGGTGCGGCAATAGCTTGTACATCATTACTATTTGTCAAAATACCGAATCCTGAAAAGAAAGAAGACATCGAACCTAATGTATGGCTGGAAGTGAAAGAGGGAATCAGACACCTGTTCATGAACAGGGGAATCACCTATCTTATGGTTTCGGTAATAGGAATTACATTCTTTATAGTACCTATCGCCGCTCTTTATCCATTAATGACAACGAGTTACTTCGGTGGAAATGCCTACCAGATGGGACTGGTAGAAACAGCATGGGGTATCGGCATGCTGGTAGGGGGAGCAGTTCTCAGCCTCAAATTTATGAAAACCGCAAATAAGGTTTTAAGTATGAACATTGTAGCTATGGGGCTGGGTATAACATACTGGGCTATGGGTATATTGCCTACATCAGGCTTTGCCTTATTTGTCATACTAACTGCCCTCAGCGGGATAGCAGGCTCCATATACTGGAGCTCCTTTACGGTAATCCTGCAAACTAAAATAGATCCGGCCGCACTGGGTCGTGTATTTTCCATATATGACAGTGTGAGCCTGTTACCAACTATACCGGGATTGCTTGCCACCGGATTCATCGCCGAAAGAATAGGCTTACTCAATGCGTTCATCATAGCAGGGGTGGCAACACTTGCCATTGGCGTAATAGCCAGTTTCGTACCAGCAATAAAAACACTGGGGCATTCAACAAAGGGCGTGAAAGAATAA
- a CDS encoding DUF1444 family protein codes for MIDLKKVFPRLKETYSNDDPVTLEMQDGKTITLTEEDSPVMKPFAQNLTISYALDMGTHYQFVPNRDLSEELTIEMLHEAALENMIDEIADNIQAHGEPADVLMITNGGNYEAAMLIWNDIWSQIESVVGGELYVAVPARDVLYVAPKSNPDAIERLSNLIKRLFDEDENAQGLMVRHIYKRGESGWEVVASA; via the coding sequence ATGATTGATTTGAAAAAAGTATTTCCCCGATTGAAGGAAACGTACTCCAATGATGATCCTGTAACATTAGAAATGCAGGACGGCAAAACCATTACACTCACGGAGGAAGATAGTCCGGTAATGAAGCCCTTTGCGCAAAACCTCACTATATCCTATGCTTTGGATATGGGTACACATTACCAGTTTGTACCTAATCGTGATTTGTCTGAAGAACTGACTATAGAGATGTTGCATGAAGCCGCATTAGAGAATATGATAGACGAGATCGCCGATAATATTCAGGCGCACGGTGAACCTGCCGATGTGCTGATGATAACAAACGGAGGTAACTATGAAGCGGCAATGCTGATATGGAATGATATATGGTCGCAAATAGAGTCGGTAGTGGGAGGAGAGCTTTATGTAGCTGTGCCTGCCCGTGATGTACTTTATGTTGCCCCTAAGAGTAATCCGGATGCTATAGAACGCTTGAGCAATCTGATAAAAAGATTGTTTGATGAAGATGAAAATGCGCAGGGACTTATGGTGAGGCATATCTATAAGCGGGGAGAGAGCGGCTGGGAGGTAGTTGCTTCTGCGTAG
- a CDS encoding MarC family protein, which produces MGFDISLTQILSAFVVLFVLIDVSGSIPIFLSFKGEGRDVNPLQAAIYSFIIMTAFLFIGNWVLKLFNVDVSSFAVAGALVIFIISIEMIFGVEVFKNDAPGGSKTLVPIVFPLIAGPGTFTVLLSMRAEYDVSNIIIALFLNMIIVFLVLRYLNVVEKILGIGGVYVLRKFFGVIVMAIAVRLFTANINALLDSLQQ; this is translated from the coding sequence ATGGGATTCGATATCAGTTTAACGCAAATATTAAGTGCATTTGTTGTCTTGTTCGTTTTAATCGACGTATCGGGCTCTATCCCTATATTTTTAAGTTTCAAGGGAGAAGGACGGGATGTTAACCCATTACAGGCAGCTATCTACTCATTTATCATAATGACAGCTTTCCTGTTTATCGGAAACTGGGTATTGAAATTATTCAATGTCGATGTTTCATCCTTTGCCGTTGCCGGAGCACTGGTTATATTCATCATATCTATAGAGATGATATTCGGTGTGGAAGTATTCAAAAATGATGCTCCCGGCGGATCTAAGACACTTGTACCTATTGTTTTCCCCTTGATTGCCGGTCCCGGTACATTTACCGTATTATTGTCTATGCGCGCAGAATATGATGTATCGAATATTATTATTGCATTGTTCCTGAATATGATAATCGTATTCCTTGTGCTTAGATACCTCAATGTTGTGGAAAAGATCCTGGGTATAGGCGGAGTATACGTCTTGCGCAAATTTTTCGGGGTCATAGTTATGGCAATCGCCGTAAGATTATTTACTGCAAATATCAATGCGCTGCTGGACAGCTTGCAGCAATAA
- the rpsJ gene encoding 30S ribosomal protein S10, translated as MSQKIRIKLKSYDYMLVDKSAEKIVKTVKATGAVVSGPIPLPTHKRIFTVNRSTFVNKKSREQFELSSYKRLIDIYSSTAKTVDALMKLELPSGVEVEIKV; from the coding sequence ATGAGTCAAAAAATTAGAATTAAACTAAAATCTTACGATTACATGCTGGTAGATAAATCTGCCGAGAAAATCGTTAAAACAGTAAAAGCAACAGGTGCAGTAGTAAGCGGTCCAATTCCGTTACCAACTCACAAACGTATATTTACTGTGAACCGTTCAACTTTCGTTAACAAGAAGTCTCGCGAGCAATTCGAACTGTCTTCTTATAAAAGACTGATCGACATCTACAGCTCAACAGCTAAAACAGTAGATGCGCTAATGAAACTTGAGTTGCCAAGTGGCGTTGAAGTTGAAATCAAAGTTTGA